In the genome of Gemmatimonadales bacterium, the window TTTATCGCCTCGCCTACGGATTGGGCTGCAAGGGCGTCACGGTCTACCGCGACGGCAGCCGCGAGATGCAGGTCCTGAGCGCCGGCGCCACCGCAAAGAAGGTTCAGGAAAGTGCCGGCAAAGGCACGCGGAGCTCCGGCGTTGACGCCCCTACCGCCCTTACCGACTTGCGCGGCGAGCTCGCCGAGCTCAATGCCGAAAACGAGCGCCTGCGCCGCGCCGTCCACGAGCTCGAGGCGGAGAACCTGCAGCGGCGGCAGAAGCGGTCGCGGCCTGAGCTGTTGCGCGGCACGACCCGCCGCCTGGAGACGCCGCTTGGCACGCTCTACGTCACGGTCACGGAAGATGACCGCGGGCAGCCGTTCGAGGTCTTCATGAGCCTGGGCAAGGCGGGCGGGGCGCTCATGGCGGATGTCGAAGCGCTCGGTCGGCTTATCAGCCTGGCACTTCGCTCGGGCATTCCGATGATGGAGATCTACCGGCAGCTTCGTGGCATCAGCTCCGACCGCACGATCGGCCTGGGCCCCAACAAGGTGTTGTCGGTGCCCGATGCGGTGGGCATCGCGATCGAGCGGTGGATGCAGGACAAGCAAGGCGTGCAGCAGGAGCTTTTGCCGGGCACAGCGGGCGCGGCGCCGGATTCGACGGCCGAGCCGGCGCCGGTGGTCCAGCGCATCTCACCACAGGCCGGAGAGGGTGGGGCGCAGATGGCGTTCGGCGGGATGCAGGAGACGCTGTCGGGGGCGTGCCCGGACTGCGGCTCGCAGCTAGAGTACGCGGAAGGGTGCGTGAAGTGTCACGTGTGCGGGTTTAGTGAGTGCGGGTGAGGGCATCGACGACGGCAGTATCGCGGCCTTGACGGCGCCAGCATTCTGAGCGGCGCCCCGGTCGGCGATTCGCGGAGCGGGGCGCTTGCGTTGGTCACCTTACCGCCGCTATCCCAAGCCCCACCCCCGCACCTGCCGCCACCAGCCATGCCGAGTTGACCTGTCCATAGAACAAGAGCCCCGCGCTCGCGAGCGCCAACCCGAGCGTCACGCCGTCCACGATTGCCGCCCGGCCCAGTTGCCAGGTCACCACCGCCATGAGCGCCAGCGACGCGACGTTGACGCCATCGAGCACCGCGCCCGCGAGCGGCGAACGCCGCAGCCGCGGGATCAGCGGCCCGCTCAGCGCGACGAATACGAATGCCGGCAGAAAAATGCCCACGGTCGCCACCGCGGCGCCGCCTGGACCGGCGAGCAAATAGCCCACGAACGTCGCCGTGGTGAACACCGGCCCCGGCGTCACCTGGCCCACCGCCACCGCGTCGAGCAGTTGCCGCTCGGTAAGCCAGCGGAGCCGCTCGACCAGATCCGCGCGCAGGAACGCGAGCAGCACGTACCCACTGCCGAAGAGGACGGCGCCGATCTTGACGAAGACCACGAACAGCCCCGTGAGCGTGCCCGGGCCCGCTGCGGTGGCGGCCACAGCGGCGGTGACGGTCGCGGTGGCGGCGCCTGCGGCGGCGCCCGCACCTCCAGCGGTGCCCGTGATACCGTGCATGGCCGGCAGCCGCCCGCGTCCGTCCCGCGCGATCCCGCGCGCCACCGCCATCACGAGTCCCGCCGCCGCGAGCACCGCGAGCTCATTCACCCCGAGCGCCGTCGCGATCACCGCGCCGACTCCGAGCGCCGCGAGCTCCCGACTCCGCACCGCCGTCCGGCCGAGCCGCCACAGCGCCTGCAGCACGACGGCGATCACCACCGGCTTCACGCCGTACAGAATCCCCGCCGCCGCCGGCAGCGAGCCGAAGCGGACGTAAATCCACGCAACGGCGGTGACGATCAGCGCCGCGGGCAGAATGAAGCAAGCGCCGGCCACGAGCAGTCCCGGCCACCCCGCACGCGCGTGCCCGATGTGAATCGCGAGCTCGGTGGAATTGGGCCCGGGGATGAGATTGGTGGCGCCGAGATAATCGAGAAACTGCTCGCGGCTGAGCCAGCGCCGCCGCCGCACCACCTCGTCTTCCATCAACGCGACGTGCGCCGCTGGCCCTCCGAACGCGACGGTGCCTAGCTTGAGAAAGAGCCCGGCGAGCTCGCGAAACGGCGTGCGGGGCGGCGGCGCATCGCCGCGCGCGTTCACTCTCCCGCCGCCGCGATGCGTGCGCTGTTCATCTGCGCGAGCGCTGCCTCGACACCGCGCGCCAACGTGGGCCCGTTGCCGGTGGCGTACCAGTGCACCCAGTAGTGCGCCGGCCCGTCGTCGAGCATGTGATTGTGCAGCGCGGTCACGTCGAGCCCATGTTCGCTAAGCGCGCGCACCACGGACTCCACCTCGCTCGGCAGGAGATACAGCTCGCCGGTGTTCGCCACCCGGCCGCCGCCGAGCTGCTGGAAGACGACTTCCGACGCCGTTTCCAGTGCGCCGCTCGACTCGACAGGTCGTCCCCGCACCGTGAGCTGCTCGCGGCGCGGAAAGACATACTCGGCCACGCTGCCCTCGGCTTCCGAATGCGTGCCGAGCACCGCGTCGATGGCCGACCAGTCGGCGCGGCTCGGTTCGGGCTTAAGCGGCTTGAGCGGCGTGGCGCTCTTCGCGAACAGCGCGCGGAGCCGCTTCGCCACATCATCCGGCGCCCCCTCCGCCATCACGTGCACGTAGATGATGCGCGGCCGCTCACGCTGCAGGTGGTTGTGCACTGCGGTTACGTCGACATGTTGCCGGCGCGCCTCGGCCAGCACGGCCGGAACTTCGTCCTCGAGCAGGATGCTCTCGCCCATGGCGAGCACGCCCCGACCCGCCGGCATGAAGCCGATGTAGCTGGTGAACTCGAAATCGGGGTCGAGCGCGTCGCCGCCGATGCTGACGTGGAGGTCGCTCCTGGGCAGGTTCACGCGGAAGTACGGACCCTCGGCCTCGCCCTGGCCGAAGACCTTGCGGATCGGTGCCCAGCGGGGATCGCGCGCGCCCGCCAAGTCCTGCGCAGACCCCTGCGCGTGCGCGGCCGGCGGGACGAGCGTGATGGGCGCCACCGCGGACAGGGTGCAGCCCATGACAACGACGACAATGTGACGAGCGACGCGAACGCGGCGATGCGGGCAATGGGTCTGGCTGGTCATGGATCAAGCCTGCTTCGATCGATGTGGTTCGAACTGGATGTGATCCGCGGTGCGGGCACGGCCACGCAAGCGGAGATGCACGGCATGTACGTTCGCGCACGCTATGCTGCCGATGGCCGCCCGCCGCAACGACAAAGGGCCGGCGGTGCTGTTCGACATTGCACACCAGAGGAGGTGCAGGATGACCAACCCGAACTATCCCGAGAGCGATCCGCGACACCATACGTCCAACATCAAGCGGATGCTCGCCGACACCTCGCGTCACGTGCGGGAGGACGTGAACAAGGTGCACGACCCGAAGGCGCAGGCGCTGTTCGAGACGACGGCGGAGGTCCTCGGCGGGCTGCAGAAGGCCTACACCCACTTCGAGCAGAGGCAGGAGCCGGCTTGGCGGGTATGAGCGGCGCCGGATGCGGCGCCGGAACGCGCGCCGAACGCCGGCGGGCGTCTCACCGCATGGGCTCTCGCCCCGGGCGCGTCAGGCTTCCCGCGACCCGCGCCGCCCGAGCACCGCATCCACTCCGTACGCCCCCGAGCCCGCCAGCAACAGCACCAGGGCCCCCGTGCCAAGCACGAGCGGGAACTCGATGCCCTTCCCGAAGAATCCGTTCTTCGCATGCACGAGCAGAATCGCCGAAAGCATGTCGATCACGAGCGGAATGGCTGCGAGGCGCGTGAGCAGCCCGATTAGCACCGCGATCCCGCAGAAGAGCTCGACCACCGCCACGAGCGGCGCGGTGAAGCCCGGGATCGGCACGCCCATGCCGCCGAACGCTTGCGTCGTTCCCCCGATGCCCCACACGAAGAACTTCTGCCCGCCATGCATGATGAAGATGATCCCCACGACGATGCGGAGCACGAGCAATGCGGCGTCGATGTGGCGGGGGCGCGGTGCGCTGGACGGTGCGGCGGCTGCGATCGGCATGCGACCTCCAGGTCAGGCGGCCTGCGG includes:
- the chrA gene encoding chromate efflux transporter, whose product is MNARGDAPPPRTPFRELAGLFLKLGTVAFGGPAAHVALMEDEVVRRRRWLSREQFLDYLGATNLIPGPNSTELAIHIGHARAGWPGLLVAGACFILPAALIVTAVAWIYVRFGSLPAAAGILYGVKPVVIAVVLQALWRLGRTAVRSRELAALGVGAVIATALGVNELAVLAAAGLVMAVARGIARDGRGRLPAMHGITGTAGGAGAAAGAATATVTAAVAATAAGPGTLTGLFVVFVKIGAVLFGSGYVLLAFLRADLVERLRWLTERQLLDAVAVGQVTPGPVFTTATFVGYLLAGPGGAAVATVGIFLPAFVFVALSGPLIPRLRRSPLAGAVLDGVNVASLALMAVVTWQLGRAAIVDGVTLGLALASAGLLFYGQVNSAWLVAAGAGVGLGIAAVR
- a CDS encoding DUF1259 domain-containing protein, translated to MTSQTHCPHRRVRVARHIVVVVMGCTLSAVAPITLVPPAAHAQGSAQDLAGARDPRWAPIRKVFGQGEAEGPYFRVNLPRSDLHVSIGGDALDPDFEFTSYIGFMPAGRGVLAMGESILLEDEVPAVLAEARRQHVDVTAVHNHLQRERPRIIYVHVMAEGAPDDVAKRLRALFAKSATPLKPLKPEPSRADWSAIDAVLGTHSEAEGSVAEYVFPRREQLTVRGRPVESSGALETASEVVFQQLGGGRVANTGELYLLPSEVESVVRALSEHGLDVTALHNHMLDDGPAHYWVHWYATGNGPTLARGVEAALAQMNSARIAAAGE
- a CDS encoding DoxX family protein, with protein sequence MPIAAAAPSSAPRPRHIDAALLVLRIVVGIIFIMHGGQKFFVWGIGGTTQAFGGMGVPIPGFTAPLVAVVELFCGIAVLIGLLTRLAAIPLVIDMLSAILLVHAKNGFFGKGIEFPLVLGTGALVLLLAGSGAYGVDAVLGRRGSREA